TGGCGGGTTTGGTAGGCCTGTTCAAACTGTTGCATGGCTTTGTCGAACTGTCCGGCTTTGGCATATGCGCAGCCCAGGCCATATAGCGCCAGCGGGTGGTTAGGCTTGGCGGTGAGGGTGCGTTTGAAATTGTCGATGGCCGCCGCGTCGTGGTTCAGATGCAGGTTCAGCAGGCCAAAATCGGTATAAAACGAGCTGTCCGTTTTTTCCACCGACTTTTCATATTCGGTAAAGTCCTTAAAGGCAGGCTCCAACATCCGGCTTTTGAAATAGCTGAGGCCGCGCAAATACCGGCTTTGCTTTATCACCGGCAACGTATCCAGCTTAATGGCCGCATTGAAATTTGCAATGGCCTGCTCGTATTTATCGGCCTGCAGCGAAGCACTGCCGTTGGCATAATAATACCGGAAGTCAGGTGCGTATTTAATGGCTTCCGAATACGCCTTCAGCGCCTTGGGCAGGTCGTGTACCGCCTGGTAAGACAGGCCCTGGTAATACAACGCTTCCGAATTTTTCGGATTCACTTCCAACGCTTTGTCGCCCAGCAGCACGGCTTTGGTATAATCGTTTTTCAAATACCAGGCCTTGCCCATCAACTGATAAGCCTGCGATAAATCGTTGCTTATCGTCAGCGCCATTTCTTTCTGGCTGTCTTTTTTGGCGGCCTGCAACTTGTTTTGCAGCAGCGTAGTGGCCCGCGAATAGTCAGCAATAGCCTTGGCATATTGCTTCGTGTCGAGATGGGTATTGCCGCGGCCCATGTAAGCCAGCACGCTGGTGGCGTCGCTCTTGATGGCGTCGGAATAGCTGTCGAGCGCCGCGGTGTATTCTGCTATTTTCTGATACGCCAGCCCTTTCTTGTACTGCGCGTCCGAATACGTCGGGGTGCAGGCAATAGCTTTCTGGTACAGTTCAATGGCCGTCTGATAGCTGCTTTTGGAAGCCGCGTTGCGCTTGCGGGCCTGCTCGTCGCCGGCGGCCAGCGCTATTTCGGCTTTGCCGTGCCAGGCCTTGGCGTTGCAGCGCCGCACGGCCAGGGCGTTGTCGTACAGGCTGTCGGCTTGGTCCGTTTTTTTCGCCTTGAAAGCCGCCAGCGCCGCCTCAAAATAGCCCGTGCTGATGGCCTCCACCTTTTTCAGCTGGTCGGGCTCCAGGCCAAGGGCTTCGGCAGCGCCAAAATCCTTGCCCGCAGCGGGCACGTCGCGCAGGCCGATGTAGTTCAGGCCCCGGTAGTAAAACGCTTTGCCGTTTTTCGGTTCCAGCTCAAGCACGGTATTGAAGCTCACCAGCGCCTCCGGGTGGCGCTGCAGGCGATACAGCAGCTCGGCCAGGTCGAAGTGCGCCGCTGCATTTTCCGGGCTCAGGGCAATGGCCTTCCCGTAGTCTTCCAGCGCACCCGAATAGTTTTTCAGCTGGTTCTTCCAGCCGCCTTTCACCAAAAAGTATTTCGGCTTTTCGGGCGCGTCGTCCAGCGCATTCGCCGTCAACACATCATAATCGGTGACGGCGCTCACGTAATCGTGCTTGTGCTTCACATAAAAAGTGGCACGGGCCAGGCGGGCGCTGGTGTAGTTGGGGTAATACTGCAGCGCCATGGTGTAGTTCTCCAGCGCACGGTCCAGCGAGCGGGTGTCGCCGGGCTGCTTTTCCGCCAGTTGCTGGTAGGCCTGTGCCTTGATGAAAAACAGCTCCGGAAAATCGTTCTTGGCCTTTTTGTTCTCCTTCAGAATATTATCGCAGGCATCAATGGCCCCCTGCAGGTCGTTGGCTTCGAGCTTGTTTTTCGGCAGCGCTATTTCATCCAGTTTTTTGGTGAGCTGGGCCATTTCCGCTTCCATGGCCGCGCGCGCTTCGGGCTTAATGGCAAGCGCCTGCTTATACAACCGCAACGCGTCGCCGTGGCGCCGCTCGCTCTTGGCCTGCTCGGCTTTGTTTTTCAGGCTTTCAAAGGTGTTTTCGGCAATGAGTCGCTTGGTGTCCAGTATTTTCTTGTCCAGTGCCGGCACCAGCGCACGCAGTTCCTTGGCTTTGCTGTAGAACTCCAGCGCGTCTTTGTATTGCTTGCTGGCCACGTAGTTGTTGCCCTGCGTCACGTACTCATCGTAGGCAATTTGCTTGCGCTTTTCTTCCTGCTGTTTGCCCAGCACGAAATCGTCTTTCTCCCGCACAAAGTCTTCCTGCGTCACCAACGCCGATTCAGCCGATGCATCGGTGGTAATGGGAAGTTCGTTATCGGTTAGTTCAATGGGCTGCGCCGGGTTGTGGAAGCTCAGCCCCACAATCAGGGCCTGCCACTTGTTGCCGCCCAGGCTGTTGAGGCGTACGAGGGCTTCGCGCTGCCGCGTTGGGTAAGGCGTGCCGCTGGCTTTTTCTTTGCTGGCAAACGCTTCGTCGAAACGCACCTTCACGTACAGGTAATCCTTTTTCTTGATTTTAGAAATCACCAGGTTCGTAAAAGCAACGCTGGCATCCGCCGTTTTTTCGTACTGCACGTCAAGGGCGTCGAGGTACTTTTCAACCGGCAGGTCCTTGGTTTTGCCCAAGCCGGAGGCGGGGTTCACGTCGTCTTCCACGATGACGTCTTTGCTCAGAAAAATCTGGTTGCGCGAGGGCTTATAGCTGCTGCTGATTACCTCGGCCAGCTCGCTGGGCGCATTGTCGTTGAAGGTGACATAATTCAGCAGGTTCTGCAACTCCTCCACGGTCGACTGCGCCTGGTAAGTCATTTCCTTGGCGTCTTTCAACGACACCTTGTCCTGCGCCAGGGCCGGCCGCAGCGTCAGGAATAGTAACCCCAGCCCCCACGCCAGCCAGCGGGCGGGTGAGATATAAAAAGCAACGGAATGCATGTGCTGTTACGAATAATTTACGTCAGGAAAGCTTCACCAATTTGCTGATTAGCCAGCCCGAATTGAGCGACTGGCGGTGAAATTGCTTCACCTCAATTTGCCAGCCTTTTATTTGGAGAAACGTGTAGCTAATGGACGTGGCGCGCACCACTTTCAGCTGGTTTTTCAGGCACGCGCCCACAAACCAATCGAGGCTGCGGCTGCGGTCGGGCGCATCGTCAACGAAATTCTCAATGTTCTCCGGCTTCTTGGTCACCAGGTCGATGTTCATGAAATCGATGGCGTGACTCATCGGGTTCAGCGAGGCTTTGGCGTCCGCCGGCTTGGGGCCGCGCACGCGGGGGCCCGCGTTAGCAGCGGCCGGCGCGCTCGCCTGCCCCGGCAAGCTTACATCAGCAATTACCCATTTAGAGCTACCGTCGGGCAGCGTGGCTATTTTGAGTTTTAGCAACGCTTTTTCGGGCTTGCCGTGGTTGGTCACCAAGCACTGCACGTTGGCGTACCAATTGCTGCTATCTAAATCAAGATATTGTGGTTTCTCCGCATTATTAACTTGCTTAATGAAAGCCGTTATTTCGTTGTAATTCCAATTTGTACCCTTGGCGTTAAACAGGCTTTTCAGCATGCGCTCGCGGGTGAGCGCGGACGTGGACTCGTTCT
This DNA window, taken from Hymenobacter sp. 5317J-9, encodes the following:
- a CDS encoding tetratricopeptide repeat protein, yielding MHSVAFYISPARWLAWGLGLLFLTLRPALAQDKVSLKDAKEMTYQAQSTVEELQNLLNYVTFNDNAPSELAEVISSSYKPSRNQIFLSKDVIVEDDVNPASGLGKTKDLPVEKYLDALDVQYEKTADASVAFTNLVISKIKKKDYLYVKVRFDEAFASKEKASGTPYPTRQREALVRLNSLGGNKWQALIVGLSFHNPAQPIELTDNELPITTDASAESALVTQEDFVREKDDFVLGKQQEEKRKQIAYDEYVTQGNNYVASKQYKDALEFYSKAKELRALVPALDKKILDTKRLIAENTFESLKNKAEQAKSERRHGDALRLYKQALAIKPEARAAMEAEMAQLTKKLDEIALPKNKLEANDLQGAIDACDNILKENKKAKNDFPELFFIKAQAYQQLAEKQPGDTRSLDRALENYTMALQYYPNYTSARLARATFYVKHKHDYVSAVTDYDVLTANALDDAPEKPKYFLVKGGWKNQLKNYSGALEDYGKAIALSPENAAAHFDLAELLYRLQRHPEALVSFNTVLELEPKNGKAFYYRGLNYIGLRDVPAAGKDFGAAEALGLEPDQLKKVEAISTGYFEAALAAFKAKKTDQADSLYDNALAVRRCNAKAWHGKAEIALAAGDEQARKRNAASKSSYQTAIELYQKAIACTPTYSDAQYKKGLAYQKIAEYTAALDSYSDAIKSDATSVLAYMGRGNTHLDTKQYAKAIADYSRATTLLQNKLQAAKKDSQKEMALTISNDLSQAYQLMGKAWYLKNDYTKAVLLGDKALEVNPKNSEALYYQGLSYQAVHDLPKALKAYSEAIKYAPDFRYYYANGSASLQADKYEQAIANFNAAIKLDTLPVIKQSRYLRGLSYFKSRMLEPAFKDFTEYEKSVEKTDSSFYTDFGLLNLHLNHDAAAIDNFKRTLTAKPNHPLALYGLGCAYAKAGQFDKAMQQFEQAYQTRQLRKEDIKLEEETFLVELNKVKAHKTQYAQLKKTYLPAPQ